DNA from Metabacillus flavus:
TCGACGAAAGCCCATGCTCTTCAGGGGGACACACTGACGATTACAGCACCAAACGAATTTGCGCGGGACTGGCTTGAGAGCCGCTACCTGCATTTAATCGCCAACATTATCTATGAATTGACGGGTGAAGAACTTGCCGTCAAATTCATTATCCCGCTGAATCAGGATGAAGAGGACTTTATTCCGAAGACACCGGCGAAGCCTCCTGAAAGAGATGGAGACAATCAGATTGAAATACCGCAGAAC
Protein-coding regions in this window:
- a CDS encoding DnaA N-terminal domain-containing protein, whose amino-acid sequence is MENISDLWTKALGEIEKKISKPSYDTWLKSTKAHALQGDTLTITAPNEFARDWLESRYLHLIANIIYELTGEELAVKFIIPLNQDEEDFIPKTPAKPPERDGDNQIEIPQN